The sequence below is a genomic window from Deinococcus planocerae.
GCCGCTTCGCTATGCCTCCTCTCCCGTCGCCACCTCTCGTCCGTCGTCGCTGATCCAGTCGCTCCACGACCCGGCGTACAGACGGTTCTGAGGCCCCAGGGGCACCCCGGCAAGTTCGCGGGCGAGCAGGTTCGGTGTGGCGCTGACCCCGCTGCCGCAGTAGGTGATGGTGGGGGCGTCCCCGGCGTTCAGCCGCCCGGCCTGGGCCTCCCCGCCCCGCCACCGCCCCTCCTCGCCCAGCGCCCCGGACCAGTCGCGGTTGACTGCCCCCGGGATGTGCCCGGCCTTGCGGTCGAGAGGTTCCACGTCCCCCCGGTAACGGGCCGGGGCGCGCGAGTCGATCAGGAGGGTGTCTGCCCCCCGGTTCTCCACGTCCTCGGCGCGGGCGACCATCTCCCACCGCACGTCCGGCGCAAAGGTCGAGGGATGAGGCGTCGGCTCGTCCGTGGTCGGCGCCCCGCCCGCCGCCAGGAACGCGGGCCACCCGCCGTCGAGCACATAGACCTGACGGTGGCCCAGCCAGCGCAGCAGCCACCATGCCCGCGCCGCGTAGAAGCCCTGCCCGGTGCTCGGGTCGTCGTAGGCCACCACCACGCTGTCGTTGCCGATCCCGACATTGCCCAGCCAAGCCGCCAGCACCCCAGGGTCGGGAAGGGGATGCCGTCCACCCGAGCCGTCCGGCTGCCCGGGCCCGCTCAGGTCCGTCTCCAGGTCGGCGTACACGGCTCCAGGAACGTGTCCCTCAAGGTAGGCGATGCGCCCGACGAGGGGGTCGGTCAGGGCGTAGCGGCAGTCGAGGACCCGGAGCCGTGGATCGTCCGAATGGTCGAGCAGCCAGGCGGCGGACTTGAGCGGAGACTCGGGGGCCGTCATGCCCGCAGGCTACACCGCGGGAGAGGGCAATAAAAAAGCCGCCTTCCGGGCGGTGATGACAAGAAAATAGCGTCCTATGCACCCGGCGTCAAGTTATGCGCGTGGGTTGGGGGGCTCCCCGAAGGAAAAAGGAAAAGGGCGGCCCGCCTCCCCGCGTGACCGCCCCCATTCCCGCTGCCTCCCCTACCGGGCGACCTCCACCGCGCGGCTCTCGCGGACGACCGTGACCTGCACCTGGCCGGGGTACTCCATGTCCTGCTCGACCCGCCCGGCGATCTCGCGGGCAAGCAGGGTGGCCTGGGCGTCGCTGACTTTCTCGGGCTGGACGATCACGCGCACCTCGCGCCCGGCCTGGATGGCGTAGGCCTGCTGCACGCCCGGGAAGGCGACCGCGATCTGCTCCAGTTGCTCCAGCCGCCGCACGTAGGCTTCGAGTTCCTCCCGCCGCGCGCCGGGTCGGGCCGCGCTGATCGCGTCGGCGGCGGCGACGAGCACGCTGTAGAGGCTTTCGCCGTTCTCCGGGTCGTGGTGATGCGCGACGGCGTCGATGACCTCGGCGGGCTCGCCGAATCTCCGGGCGAGGTTGATTCCGATCTCGACGTGGGTGCCCTCGATCTCGCGGTCGATGCTCTTGCCCACGTCGTGCATCAGCCCCGCCCGGCGCGCGAGGGCGGCGTCGAGCCCCAGCTCATCCGCCATGATCCCGGTCAGGTGCGCGACCTGCACCGAGTGCTTGAGGACGTTCTGGCCGTAGCTCGTGCGGAAGTACATCCGCCCGAGAAGCTGCACCAGCCCCGGCTTGAGGCCGACGACGCCCGCCTCGATGGCCGCCTCCTCGCCCTGGGCGTGGATGAAGGTCTTCATCTCGTCTTGCGCCTTGTGCACCATCTCCTCGATGCGGGTGGGGTGGATGCGCCCGTCGGCGACGAGGGCGTCGAGGACGTGCCGGGCGACCTCGCGCCGGATCGGGTTGAAGCTGCTCAGAATGACGGCCTCGGGCGTGTCGTCGATGATCAGGTCCACGCCGGTCAGGGCCTCGAAGGCGCGGATGTTGCGGCCCTCGCGCCCGATCAGGCGGCCCTTCATGGCGTCGTTGGGGATGGGCACGACGGAGACGCTGAGCTGCGCGCTCGTCTCGGAGGCGCTGCGCTGAATGGCCTGGGCGATCACCTCGCGCGCGGTGCGTTTCGCGTCGGCGGTGGCGCGCTCAGTCATCGCCTTCACGCGGATGGCCTTTTCTTCCTCCAGCTCGGCCTCGAGACGCCCGAGAATCTGCTCGCGGGCGGCCTCCGGGGAGAGCCTCGCCACCTCGTAGAGCCGCAGCTCGACCTGCCGCTCGCGCTCGGCGAGGCCAGCCTCCTGGTCGGAGAGGGCCCTCAGCTTGCCCTCCAGACGCTCTTCGAGGGCGTCGAGCTTGTCGCCGCGGGCGTCGAGCTGCTCGGCGCGGCGGTTGAGGCGTTCGATCTCGCGTTTGAGTTCGTCGCGCTCGCGGCGGGTCTCCTGGCGGTCGGCCATGAGCGACTCGCGCTCACGCGCGGTGTCCTGCTTGGCCTGGGCGCGTTCGTCTTCGAACCCGCGGCGCAGGGCGGCGATCTGCTCGCGTTGGGCTTCGAGCCCGAGGGCGATCTGGCGTTCGCGTTCGTCGGCTTCCTGAAGACGGCGGATGGCGTCTTGGCGGGCCTGCTCGGCCTGGCGCCGGACTCCTTCGGCCTGCTCGCGCAGGCCCCGGGCTTCAGAGTCGGCCTGGGCCTGGATGCGCTCGGCCTCGGCCTGGGCCTCGCGCTGGAGGTGGTCGTCCACCTCCAAGCGCCGCCGGCGCCCACGCGCCTGCCCGGCCAAGAGCCCCGCCAGTCCGACCAGGAGCGCCAGAATGACAGACGTCAAGGTCATGGTGGCCTCGTCTCCTTTCGGTGAGAGAGGGGCGCCTCCACAAACCTCGCGGAGCGCGCCCGGTGAAGTGTTGAGAGATGAATGGAAAAGGTGTGTTGTGACGGCGCCGGGCCCTTTTCCCCGGGCACCTGAGCGCAGTCTAGCTCCAAGCACCCCGGGGGGCGCTCAGGGCGACGGCCCCCTAGCGCGAGACCAGCAGCCCGCCCCTCTCCTCACGGGTGATCCCCACCCACCCCAGCCGCAGGAGGTGGGGCCGTCCGCTGCCCGCCCGCTCGTGGGCCAGCGTGCGGGGCCGCAGCCGCATCAGCAGCCGGATGAGTTCGAGCTGCACCTCCCGCGCCTCCTCGTCCGTGAGGGTGACCACCGTCTCGGCGTGCAGGAAGAGGCCCTTCGGACCCTGGTAACGCACCCCCGCCTCCACGAGGT
It includes:
- the rny gene encoding ribonuclease Y; translated protein: MTLTSVILALLVGLAGLLAGQARGRRRRLEVDDHLQREAQAEAERIQAQADSEARGLREQAEGVRRQAEQARQDAIRRLQEADERERQIALGLEAQREQIAALRRGFEDERAQAKQDTARERESLMADRQETRRERDELKREIERLNRRAEQLDARGDKLDALEERLEGKLRALSDQEAGLAERERQVELRLYEVARLSPEAAREQILGRLEAELEEEKAIRVKAMTERATADAKRTAREVIAQAIQRSASETSAQLSVSVVPIPNDAMKGRLIGREGRNIRAFEALTGVDLIIDDTPEAVILSSFNPIRREVARHVLDALVADGRIHPTRIEEMVHKAQDEMKTFIHAQGEEAAIEAGVVGLKPGLVQLLGRMYFRTSYGQNVLKHSVQVAHLTGIMADELGLDAALARRAGLMHDVGKSIDREIEGTHVEIGINLARRFGEPAEVIDAVAHHHDPENGESLYSVLVAAADAISAARPGARREELEAYVRRLEQLEQIAVAFPGVQQAYAIQAGREVRVIVQPEKVSDAQATLLAREIAGRVEQDMEYPGQVQVTVVRESRAVEVAR
- a CDS encoding sulfurtransferase translates to MTAPESPLKSAAWLLDHSDDPRLRVLDCRYALTDPLVGRIAYLEGHVPGAVYADLETDLSGPGQPDGSGGRHPLPDPGVLAAWLGNVGIGNDSVVVAYDDPSTGQGFYAARAWWLLRWLGHRQVYVLDGGWPAFLAAGGAPTTDEPTPHPSTFAPDVRWEMVARAEDVENRGADTLLIDSRAPARYRGDVEPLDRKAGHIPGAVNRDWSGALGEEGRWRGGEAQAGRLNAGDAPTITYCGSGVSATPNLLARELAGVPLGPQNRLYAGSWSDWISDDGREVATGEEA